GTAGTACTACTCAGACTTGCTGCCCAGGCTATTGAATCAGCCCAGTTCCTTGCAACAGCAGGGGCATCATACCACGTAATGTCAAGGTCCGCGTCGTAGATGAGCCCATTGCCGTTGTTTTGAAGAGTTGCATGTGCAAATGTTGAGAAACCGAGAGCTGCTGCGAGGAACATAACGAATAAAGCCTTCCTCATTTTGTAACCTCCCTTTTGATAGTTAAGAACCTCATATCTAACCAGGCAACCAAAGCTGTCTATCTGGTACTGGTTTTCCATACTGCCGCCGCCGATCTTTTGGATTTATCAGAGATGTTTAACATAGTAAAACCATTAAATATTAAAACAGTATTATGCCCGGCACCTATTTGCATCTTCGAGTCTCCCGTCCCAATGGCACAATAAGAATTACTTTTTTATTTAATGAAGCGGGCTACCATTGATAGTTTTGCTTTAACCATATTTTTCTTCCATGTTCGGGTTATACGTGCGGTACATGTCCATCAATGTGCCGTCTTCTTGTGCTCTTAAGACTGGGCCCAAAAGAATGTCATATTCTTCTTTAAACTTGGGAAACTTTGTAAAGACTTGTGGGAGTTCGTTTCTTACGAAATATAGTCCAAGAGCTCTTGCACATAGAGGCGGCTTTATACACGCAAATAAAAAGGTCTCACGCAATACAACCTCAACTATGTCTTGGCGTTCAAAATCATTACCAGCCTTTTTCATACGCCATAGCCATATGTCTCCCAGCGCTTCGTGTGGGTCTTCGTGCGGCCTTACTTTTTGTGATCTTCTAAAAAGAACTACGACGGATTCAACAGTTTGTTCGCCCTGGATTTCTTCGTTATATATCTGTTTAAACATATCCAAGAGTCCCACTATTCGCCTCCCTTTTTTTTCACAACATGCTTCTCGGTTTGAGAAAAAGCAATGCATTTGCTATACATTACAATTATATAACTGTTCTTGTGTTAAGCAAGATGAATTTACATTATTTTGAAGTTATAGCAGATATAATCCATGACACCATTAACAAGAGTTTGGCTTGACAAATAATCCAAAAGTATAGAATCATGAAGTAGAGAGGAATCAGGTGCAGGAAGAGGCGTCTAATTTCTGCACTCTTTTTATTTTAAGTTGAAAAATAAAGGAGGAAATAATGGGGTTTTTTAGCAGGAACCCAAGAGAGACGCAAGTCCCACCACGCCCTTCGATTGATGAAACGGCTAAATTCATAGAGTGGATGATTAGGTATCATGAAGATATGGAGTACCTGAGAAGAATGCTTGTACCAAAAGTGTTTGAGGGATTTGTTCCAGGTATGACCAAGGATATGGTGCGTTTTTTGGAGAAACACAATAGCGCTGAAAAATTGATAGATAAGCTGGGCGATGCCAGAGAATTATATGAAAAGTTGCAGCCGATACTTAAACAGAGAAACAATGACCTCAATCAATGTTCCCAAGAAATTCAAGTCTACTTTATCGATATAACCACTAAGATGGCCCTTATCCCATACTTCCTCAAGTACAATTATGGAAGTGATTTCTATTTCGACAGCGTTGGGTTGAAGGAATTACAATGAAGCATAAATCACAAAGTTGAATTCACGTGTGGACAAGGGGCAGTGGCCTTCGCCTATTTCACAGGGACAGGCAGGACAACCATCACATCCAAGCCTTCCATTCCTGTCTTTACAATACCTCTCAAAAACTGCTAAAACATTTTCATATATTCTGCACCTTTTTTAACCCTGAAAACTGCCTTTTTTTCATATTGGGTAGCATACGGGGTAGCACGGTATTTTTTAGAGCTTGTGAAATGATTTGTAAGTTATTAATATAAGTGGTGCGCCCAGCAGGAGTCGAACCTGCAACCTTTGGATTCGTAGTCCAACACTCTATCCATTTGGGCTATGGGCGCGTCATGAAGTGTACCTATCATAGCATAAAAAACCGTTTGAAGGAAAGAGCACATTTAAAGTTTTTTAGTATGCCGGCAATCCTGTAAATTTCATGGAACTTTTCCTGAAAATAAAGACGGGTCTAAGGGGAGACTGAGAGAAAAAAACATTTCAGATATTCACCTTCAGGAAAAGGCACAAGCTGCGGATGATCCGTGCCATGTGTATAGCTTTCAAGAATACTTAATGTTTTACGTGCCTTTCCACCGGCTTCCGAAAGAAGATAGCGGAAATCCTCAATAGTGAGATGAGCCGAACATGAACAGGTTACCAGGATGCCCTTTCCTGAGAGCGCCTTGAGCGCCATCTCGTTGATGCTTTTGTATCCGGTGATACCTTCTTTTTTCTTCCTGCGGTCTTTTATGAAGGCCGGGGGATCGAGTATAACAACATCAAAATGGTCTTCAGTATTTTTCAGGTATTTTTTTACATCTTCACAGACAAACTCGCACTTAGATATATCAAAACCGTTTAGTGAAATATTTTCCCTGGCAAGCTCGAGAGCATGTTCAGAAGTATCTACGCTGACAACCTTTTTTGCGTTGCCTGCAAGAGCATATACAGAAAACCCGCCGGTATAGGAAAAACAATTCAAAATTGATGCTTTGTCCGCATACTTTATCAGAGCCCGGCGTTTATCGCGCTGGTCAAGGAAAAACCCTGTTTTTTGCCCGCCCTTCACATCAACCAGGAATTTGAAACCGTTTTCCAGAATATTAATGATATCCGGGATAGACCCGCTCAAAACCCCTTTTGTCTTGTCAAGATTTTCGATGTTTCTTGCAGCCATGTCGGAACGCTCGTATATCCCTTTCGGGCTGAAGATTTTTTCGAGTGCGGCAACAATCTCATTCTTCCAGCGTTCAATCCCTCGTGTATGAAACTGGACAACCAGATAATCGGCGTATTTATCAATAATGAGTCCCGGGAGGAAGTCATTTTCACCGTTAATGACCCGATAAGCATTCGTTGAAGGGCTTTCTACATATTCTTTTCTTATTTGCCGGGCTTTTTCAATCCTCTTTGAAAAAAAATGTTCGTTTACCACTTCATCTTTATCATAACCCCAGATACGGACAGTTATCTGCGAATATGAATTGAAATAACCGGATGCAAGATAATCCCCTTTCTTGCTAAAAAGTTTAACAGGTTCGCCTGCCTCTAAACCTTCCGGTATGGATTCAAAGGCTCCGGAAAAGACCCAGGGATGGTAGCCCGCTACAGGACCTATGCGCTCCTGTTTAACTGTAAGCTTTGTCATGATCACTGTAATATATATGAATTGGCGGTAATCGTCAAAAGTTAAAATGCTAAACAAGAAATTCGATATGCTGGTAAAATGGTCAGGGTGACGATCATTTATGCTCCATCCCTGGTCTTAGCTACCGAAAATGAAAAGCCATGGGATTTTTGCAACGAGATTACTCCAAAAAATGTAGAATGAACGTTAAGAAACTATGTCCCCACCGCCCTTCCGATTGATAAACCAGTTTCTGCGATGTGCTTCCTGAACCCATGGTTGGCTTGGCTATTCCTCCATTCTGTGCAATACTTTAACTGGCAGGAAATATCCTCATAATGACACACAAAGGCTTTGGTCTTGACAAAGACAAAAACCTTATATACCA
This genomic window from Pseudomonadota bacterium contains:
- a CDS encoding class I SAM-dependent rRNA methyltransferase: MTKLTVKQERIGPVAGYHPWVFSGAFESIPEGLEAGEPVKLFSKKGDYLASGYFNSYSQITVRIWGYDKDEVVNEHFFSKRIEKARQIRKEYVESPSTNAYRVINGENDFLPGLIIDKYADYLVVQFHTRGIERWKNEIVAALEKIFSPKGIYERSDMAARNIENLDKTKGVLSGSIPDIINILENGFKFLVDVKGGQKTGFFLDQRDKRRALIKYADKASILNCFSYTGGFSVYALAGNAKKVVSVDTSEHALELARENISLNGFDISKCEFVCEDVKKYLKNTEDHFDVVILDPPAFIKDRRKKKEGITGYKSINEMALKALSGKGILVTCSCSAHLTIEDFRYLLSEAGGKARKTLSILESYTHGTDHPQLVPFPEGEYLKCFFLSVSP